The Achromobacter deleyi region GCGCGGATGCAGCAATTGCGTCATGGTTTTGTCTCCTATCGAATCCGCTGATTGCGGATTTCTTTTTAAAGTACGTAAATACGTACTATATTCATAAGAACATAGAAAACCGATAGGAGACAAGCAGATGAAACGCTGGACACAACGCCCCGAAGGATCGACCTGGGGCGACTTCGGCCCGGACGACGAGCTCGGCCGCCTGAACCTGCTGACCGAAGAAAAGGTGCTGCAGGCCGTGCGCGAGGTCCGCGCGGGCAAGGTCTTCTGCCTGTCGCTGCCGCTGGACCTGCCCGGCGGCAACGTGCTGAATCCGCGCCGTCACGCGCCCACGCTCAAGCCCACCTTCCGCGAAGGCACGCCCTACCTGAACTTCGCGATGTCGCAGCTGCAGCCCGAGGCCATCGACGTCCTGTCCGATGACCAGGTGACACTGTCCATGCAGTACTCCACGCAGTGGGACGGCCTGTGCCATGTGGGCGCGATGTTCGATATCCAGGGCGACGGCCAGGCCCGCCGCGTCTACTACAACGGCTACGCCGCCGGCGTCGATGTCTTCGGCGGCGCCGACCCCGACACCTCCGAGCCCGCCTGCTGCCCGCCCGGCGGCTCGTATGCGCGCAAGCTCAGCGTCAGCCGCTACGCGGAAAAAGGCGTGCAGGGGCGCGGCGTGCTGGTCGACCTGGCCCGCGCGTTCGGCCCCGGCCGCACGCTGGTGGGCCATGCGCAGCTGCAGGCCGCCATGCGCGAGCAGAATGCCGTGCTGGAGACTGGCGACATGCTGGTCCTGCGCACGGGTTTCGCGGAGAGCATCGTGGCCATGAACGGCCACCCGGACCCGCACAAGCTGGAACAGACGGGCGCCGTGCTGGATGGTTCCGACCAGGCCCTGCTGGACTGGATCACGGAGTCCGGCGTCGCGGCGATCTGCGCGGACAACTACGCGGTGGAGTCCTATCCCGCGCGCACGTCCGGCCCCGGCCATTCGATCCTGCCGCTGCATCATCACTGCCTGTTCAAGCTGGGCGTGCCGCTGGCCGAACTCTGGTACCTGAAGGACCTGGCCGACTGGCTGCACGCGCAGGGACGCAACCGCTTCCTGCTGACCGCCCCGCCCTTGCGCATGCCCGGCGCGGTGGGTTCGCCCGTGACGCCCATCGCCACGGTGTAAGCCATGACCTTGCCGTACTCGACTTTCTCCGAACACCTGGACGTGCTTTCCGCCCGCCAACCGGACGCGGTCGCGCTGATCGACCAGGACCAGCGGATCAGCGTCGCCGACCTGCGCGCGCAAAGCCGTGCACTGGCCGCCGGCCTTGCCCGCATCGGCGTGCGCCCCGGCCATCGCGTCGCCGTCTGGCTGCCCAATTGCGCGGCCTGGGTGGAATCCTTCCTGGCCTGCGCCCACCTGGGCGCGCTGGTGCTGGCGGTCAACACGCGCTTTCGCGCACTGGAAGTGGCCGATATCCTGGGCCGCGGCCAGGCCGACTGGCTGGTGTTCTGGCCAGGCTTCAAGGGCATCGACTTCCAGGGCATCCTGGACGGCGTGGCGCCCGAACATCTGGCGCGCCTGCAAGGCGTGGTCGCGCTGTCCGCCACCGGCGAACCGGCGGCCTCGCCCCGGCACGGCAAGCCGGTGCACCAGTACGCCGACCTGCTGGCCTGCGCCGACCCGGCCCCCCCCGCGCAAGGCAACGCCGGCGTGCTGTGCTTCACCACGTCCGGCACAACCTCCAAGCCCAAGTTCGTGCTGCATGACCAGCAGACCCTGCTGCGCCACGGCGTCGCGGTCGCACAGGCGTATGGCTACGACGACCGCAGCTGCATATTGGCCAGCGCCCCGTTTTGCGGCGCCTTCGGCTTCGCGACGCTGGTGGGCGGCCTGGCGCGGGGCGCGCCCGTCGTCTGCGCGCCGGTGTTCAACGCCGCGCAGTCGGCCGACGCCATCGCCCGCCATGCGGTGACGCATACCTACGCCAACAACGAGGCCCTGGTGGGCATGATGCAGGCCGCGCCGCCCGCGAACTTCGCCTCGGCGCGGCTGTTCGGCTTCGCCAGCTTCACGCCGGCGCTGGACAACATGCTGGACCTGGCCCGCGAGGCCGGCGTGCCGCTGACCGGCCTGTACGGCTCCAGCGAACTGATTGCGCTGGTGGCCGGCCAGCCCCGCGATCCGGCCGAGGGCGATGTGTCGGCCCGCCATCAGCCCGGCGGCACGCTGATCTATCCCGAGGCCCGGGTGCGCGCAAGGGATCCCGAGACCGGACAGGTGCTGCCGCACGGCCAGTCCGGCGAAATCGAGATCCTGTCGCCCAGCCTGATGCTGGGCTATCTGGACAACCCCGACGCCACCCGCGGCGCCGTCACCGGCGACGGCTATTTCAAGACCGGGGACCTGGGCTACACGCTGACCCCGCGCCAGTTCGTGTTCCAGACCCGCATGGGAGACTCGCTGCGGCTGTCCGGCTTCCTGGTCAACCCGGTGGAGATCGAACAAGTGGTCGAAACGCTGCCCGGCGTGCGCGCCTGCCAGGTGGTGGGCGCGACAAGCAAGGGGAAGATCGTGCCCTACGCCTTCGTGCTGCTGCACCCGGGCGCCAGCGCGGATCCGGCCGGCTGGACCGCCGCCTGCAAGGCCGCCATGGCAGGGTTCAAGGTTCCCGCGGGCTTCACCGTGCTGGATGCCTTTCCTTCCGTGGAGAGCGCCAACTCGGTCAAGATCCAGAAACACCGGCTGCGCGAAATGGCGGACGCTATGCTCTCGGATTCTTCATCCTGACCCTCGCCCCGACCATGCCTGCCCGCAAGCTTTTCTCACGCAGCCCCCAGCCGCTCTACCTGCAGGCGGCCGCGCTGTTTCGCAGCCATATCCAGAACCGCACCTGGCGGCCGGGGCAGCAGATCCCGCCGCTGGAATCGCTGATGGAGACCTACGGCATCTCGCGGGCGACGATACGCCAGGCCTTCGGGCTGCTGGAGGAGGACGGCCTGATCCGGCGTTCGCGCGGGTCGGGCACCTTCGTCAATGCCGCGCTGCCCGAAACGCCCACGCTGCTCATCCCCAAGACCTGGGCTGAAACCGTCGAGCTGAGCAACCAGCTCGGCACCGTGTCGCTGGTGGAATCCAGCGCCGACTCCCCGCTGCCCGACACCCTGGGCATGCCCTGCGGCGCCGATCGCAGCGGCAGCTTCCAGTACCTGCGGCGCATCCACACCACGGATGCCGGGCCCTTTTGCTATAGCGAGGTCTTTCTGGACAGTGGCCTGTTCCGAAAGCACCGGGCCCGCATCCAGAAAAGCACCGTGGCGCCGGTGCTGGACCAGTTCTATGGCGCGCGCATCACCGAGGCCCGCCAGGTGCTCAACGTGATCGAAGCGGGCCAGGAGTCGGCCGAATCCCTGCAGATCCCCGTCTCGTCCCCCGTGGCCGAGCTGCGCCGCTATGCCTGCATCGACGGCCGCGTCGTGTACTTCGCGCGGCTGGAGTTCCCGTTCCGGAAAGTGCGGATGGAATTCGACCTGCTGTCCAGCCGCTGACCGCGCCCCCTCAACCCGACCCAGGAGCCCATCCAACGCCACGCCAACCGTCGCCGCCTCACGATAAGGCGCCGCAGCACGCCATAACGAGCGCCAGCACAATCCGAAAAAAGACAAACCCGGCACACAGGGAGACAAACCATGAGACATGCCGACAAGCCCCGGATTTCATTGCAGTGCCGCAGCACGCTTGCCCAGTTGTTCGCCACCGCGGCCGTCGCCGCCGCGCCCGCCGCCTTCGCGCAGCCGCCCGCCATCTCCGACGATGTGGTCCGCCTGGGCCTGATCCTGGACATGAGCGGCGTCTACGCCGACGTCACCGGCAAAGGCAGCGCCACCGCCGCTGAAATGGCGATCGCCGATTTTGGCGGAACGGTGCTGGGCAAGAAGGTGGACCTGATGGTGGTGGACCATCAGAACAAGGCCGACATCGCCGCCGCCAAGGCGCGCGAGTGGTACGACACCCAGAAGGTGGACGCCATCATGGACGTGGCGGGCTCCGCGCCCGCGCTGGCCGTGCTGGAAGTGGCGCGGGAAAAGAAAAAAATCGTGGTCTACAGCGGCCCCGGCACCGAGCGCATCACCAACGACCTGTGCTCGCCCTATTCCGTGCACTACACCTACGACACCTGGTCGCTGGCCAACACCACGGCGCGCGCCACCGTAGAGCAAGGCGGCAAGAGCTGGTACTTCCTGACGGCCGATTACGCCTTCGGCCACACCCTGCAAGCGTCGGCCACGGAGGTCGTCAAGGCCAACGGCGGCACCGTGGTGGGCGCATCGCGCCACCCGCTGGGATCCAGCGACTTCGCGTCCTACCTGCTGCAGGCGCAGGCCAGCAAGGCCCAGATCGTGGGCCTGGCCAATGCGGGCGGCGACACCGTCCACGCCATCAAGGCGGCCAGCGAGTTCGGCCTGACCAAGGGCGGCCAGAAGATGGCCGGCTTGCTCCTGTACATCAACGACATACACGCCATCGGCCTGGACGCCGCCGCCGGCCTGACGCTGACCGAGGCTTTCTACTGGGACATGAACGACCAGACCCGGGCCTGGTCTCAGCGCTACTACGACAAGCTGAAGAAAATGCCCAACATGAGCCAGGCGGGCACGTATTCATCGGTGATGCACTACCTGAAGGCGGTGCAGGCCGCCGGCACCGATGAGCCCGTCGCGGTGATGAAGCAGATGAAATCCATGCCCATCAACGACTTCTTCGCCACCAACGGCCGCATCCGCGAGGACGGCCGCATGGTCCACGACATGTACTTGTTCGAGGTGAAGAAGCCGTCGGAATCCAAGCGGCCCTGGGACTACTACAAGCTGGTGGCCACCCTGCCGGGAGACCAGGCGTTCATGCCGCTGTCCAAGTCCACCTGCCCGCTGGTGAAGAAGTAGGCGCGACGCCGCGGGCAGGTGCTGAACCTGCCCGCGGCGCCGGCTAGGGGGTGCCCGGTGCGGCCACCGCCTCTTCCAGCATATCCAGCCGGTCCTGGCCCCAGAACACCTCGCCCCGATACACATACGCGGGCGAGCCGAACACCCCGGCCCTGACCGCGTCGTCCGTGTTGCGGCGATAGGCCGACTCGATGCCGGGCTGCCCGGCCGCCGCCAGCAGCGCCGCGGCGTCCAAGCCCAGCCGCTCCAGTAGGCCGCGCAGGGTGGCCAGGTCGGAGATGTCCTGGTCGTCGCACCACTGGGCCTTGAGGATGGCCTTGTACAACTCCAGCACCGGCAGCCCGCCAAGATCCGCCGCGATCACGATGCGCGAGGCCAGGCCCGCATCCGGACACATGAAGGCCGGCTTCGGATTGACGTGGATGCCCAGCTTGCGGCACCAGCGCGCCAGTTCCGCCACGCGATAGGCCTGGCGCTGCGGCGAACGCTGGCCCAGGAGCACGCCGCCGGTGCGCGCATAGACATCGGGCAAGTCCACGGGCAGGTAGCGGATCGCCGCCTCATGCCGCGCCGCCAGCGCCTCCAGCCGGTCGGCGCCCAGGTAGGCCCAGTCCGAGTTCATCCAGAAGTAATAGGCGATCGTCTTCATGTCGTCCTCAGGTGCGCGCGGCCACCGGCGCGCGCAGCGCCGGGTGAGAGGCGGTCTCGTCCCGCATGCGCCAGGCGCTGAACAAGGCAATCACACCCAGGATGCTCAGATACCAGACCACGTATTTCGGGTCGCCCCCGCCCTTGGCCAGCAGCCAGGTCGCCACGATGGGCGCCAGCCCCCCGCCGATGGCGCCGGACACCTGCACCGCCAGCGAAATGCCGGTATAGCGAACGTGGGCAGGAAACTGGCTGGAAAACAGTGTGCCCTCCGGCCCGTACAGGCAGGCGTAGACCAGCCCCACCGCCAGGCAGACCGCCACGATGATCCAGGCCTTGTCGCCCGTGCCCAGCAGATGGAAGAACACGGGAGCGCACACCAGGATGCCCACGGTGCCCGCCATGAACACCCACTTGTGGCCGATCCGGTCGCCCAGGATGCCGAACAGCGGCATGGTGAACAGCGCGACGGCGGCGCCCCAGATCGTGGCGTCCAGCATGACCGAGCGCGGGATGCCCAGGGTGCCCGTGGCATAGGCCAGCGAGAACGTCACCACCGTGTAGAACCAGGTCACTTCGGCCAGCCGGGCGCCCACCACCACCAGCAGAGCGCGGCGATGCTTCTTCAGCACCTCGGCCACGGGCACTTCGACCTTGGCGCCCTTCTTTTGCATCTGCTCGAAGTCCGGCGATTCGGCCACCTTGACCCGGATGAACCAGCCCACCAGCAGCAGGACCACGCTGGCCAGGAACGGCAGGCGCCAGCCCCACGCCAGCATGTCGGCTTCGGGCAACGCCGCCACGGCGCCCATCGCCAGGGATGACAGAATCAGCCCCGGCGCCACGCCGGCCTGCGGCAGGCTGCCGAAGAAGCCCTTCTTGCCCTCGGGCGCATGCTCCACCGCCATCAGCACCGCCCCGCCCCACTCTCCGCCCACCGCGATGCCTTGCAGAAAACGCATCAACACCAGCAGCACGGCGGCCCAGTATCCGATCTGCTCATACGACGGGATCAGCCCGATCAGGATGGTGGGCACGCCCATCAGCAGCAATGTGATCAGCAGCATGGACTTGCGGCCTATCTTGTCGCCATAGTGGCCGAAGATCACACCGCCCAGCGGCCGGGCGAAGAATCCCACCGAGTAGGTGGCGAATGCCGCCAGCGTGCCGGTCAGCGGATCGAACGAGGGAAAGAATATCTTGTTGAAAATCAGCGCGGCGGCCGTGCCGTACAGGAAAAAGTCATACCACTCGATCGTGGTGCCCATCATGCTGGCCAGGCCGGCCGTCACATATTCGCGGCGCGAGCGCGCAGCCGCAGGCTTGGTCGTCATCATCGTGACTCCCCAAAAAAATGTCTGAACAAGGAAGGACGCGGAATCAGGCGGCGGGCAGCGGCAACGGCGCAATGCCGTGCGTCTGGCGGGCCCAATAATTGAACGTCGCGCGGACGATGGAAGGCTTGAGCAGATAGTCATGCGCCTCGCGCGCGAGCGCGTCGTCCACCGGGGTCAACGGCCCGAACGCCTGCGCGCGGATCTGCATGCGCGCGGCGCGCTCCAAGTAGACCGACAGATAGGTCGCCTCTTCGCAGGAGCCGCCCGCCGTCAGGTAGCCGTGATGCGCCAGGATGATGGCGCGCTTGCGGCCGAGCGCCTCGGAGATGATCACGCCCTCCTGGTCCGCGATCGGCACGCCGGGCCACTCGCCCAGGAAGGCACAGTCGTCGTGCAGCGGCGTCATGTCCATCTGCGAGATCACAAGCGGTTGCCGGGCGGCTGCCAGGGCGGACGCCCAGGGCGAGTGCGTGTGGATGATGGACTGCACGTCGGGCCGCGCCTCGTAGACCCACAGGTGAAAGCGCGTTGCCGGATTGGCCATGCCCCCGCCCGTCAGCGTATGCAGGTCGCGGTCGACCTCGATGAAGTCCGCCGGGGTCGCCTCGTCAAAGCCCAGGCCGAAGCGCAAGGTCCAGTAGGCGCCGGGGCGCTCCGAACGCACGCTGATCTGTCCTGCCAGCCCGGCCTCCTGCCCGGTCATGGCCAGGATGCGGCAGGCGTAGGCCATGGTTTCCTGAATGCTGCGCGGCACGGCGCGCAAGTGCAGCGCCATCTCCTGCGTGGCGCGGGTATCGAAATACGATTTCTCGCGTAGTGCGGTGTTCATGGTTTCCCCTTGTCTGTTCCCCGCCAACGGCGCCGGCTGATGCCGCGCGAGGTGTGGACAGTATGGAAACGGCCGCCCGATCAAGCCATGCAGCCAGGGTCATAGCAGCTATTCGGAGCCGCCGCCCCGGGCCTGTCCGTCCGGGCCGCTAGTGCGCCGCGATGCGGCGCGCGCAAGCCAGCAGTTCGCCCACCAGCGGCAGCGGCTGCCGGTGGGCCTGCGTGATGGCCACCACGCGCCGCCGCAGGACAGGGCTGCGGATGCGGACCTTACGCAGTTCATAGTCCGTCAACAGTTTGTCGGGAATGCGGGACGGCAAGATACAGGCGCCCACCCCCGAGGAAACCAGCTTGAGCATGGCGTCGATGGTCTCGGCCTCGGCCACGAACTCGGGCTCCAGGCCCGCGCTGTGGATCATCTTGCGCAGCGCGTAGTGGGAAGGAAATCCCACCAGGCGCAGATCCATGCCGGCCAGGTCCACGTTGTCCATCAGCGGCACGTCGCGCCGCACGATCAGGCACATCTCGTCGTCGAACAAGGTGGTCGACGCCAGGTTGTCCGAGGCCACGGCCGCGTCATAGACAAAGCCGACGTCCGCCTTGCCGCTTTCCACCAGCGACACCACTTCCGGGGAACTGCGGCCCATGACGGACAGGTTCACATGTTCATGGCTGCTGACAAAGCTGGCCACGACCTCGGCCATGAAGTAGTAGCTGAGCGTATGCACGGTAGCCAGCCGCACCGTGCCCTGCGTCACGCCCTCGCGCTGGCGCACGGCTTCGAGCACGCGGTCGATGCTCTGGTAGGCCGGCTGGATGCCCTCCAGCAGGCGCACGCCCGCCTCCGTCAGTTCCACCCCCCGCCCGGTGCGGATGAACAGCGGCTTGCCCACGTGCGCTTCCAGCGCGGCCAGCTGCCGGCTCAGGCCGGATTGCGTCTGGTCCAGGTCCTCGGCCGCGCGCGACAGCGATTTGAGTTCCGCGATCCGCACAAAATAGCGTAACTGCCGGTCCGGCGTGTCCATGCTGCAACCCCTCGTCTTGGTCTGATGCGCTCGTCCTGGCGCGGTGGACAGTGTGCCCCAGCGGCCGGGTGCGGCACTACGGGGATTTGCGCTAACGCGGGACAGGCGTAGCCTTGCAGGCTGCGCCCATGCCAGGAAACCAGAATGACCACCCCCGCCCCCCGCCCCATCGCCGCCACCATTGCCGCCGTCATCCGCGATGGCCACGTGCTGCTGGTGCGCCGCGCCAACCCGCCGGATGAAAACTGCTGGGCCTTTCCCGGCGGCAAGATCGACGCGGGCGAGCCCATCCTGGCCGCGACCGCGCGGGAGCTGCTGGAAGAAACCGCCGTGGTCGCCGAGCCGCTGCATGTGTTCGATGCGGTCGACGTGTTCGACCGCGACGACGCGGGCGCGCTGCGCCGCCACTTCATCCTGATCGCGGTGCTGTGCCGCTGGCAGTCCGGCGAGCCAGTAGCCGGCGACGATGCGCGGGACGCGCGATGGGTGGCGCTTGCGGACCTGGAAGGCCATGCGCTCGCCACCAGCTTCGGGGTGGCGGAACTGGCGCGCAAGGCCGCGGCGCTGACGGCGGCCTAGGCCTGTTCAGGCGCCGCGCGCGCGCAGCCAGTCGCGCAAGGCCTGAACCTTGTCCTTCATCGGCCCCCTGCCCGGCCACACCAGGTAGTAGCCGAATTCCTCCAGCCAGGCATCGTCGGCCAGCCTGACCAGCCGCCCCGCCGCAAGTTCGTCTTCAACCATAGCCGCCGGCAGCAGACCCATGCCCTGCCCGGCCGCGACCGCCTTCAGAAGCAGGCTGCCATCGTCGAAGGCCGGACCTCTTGGCATGCCTGCGTCCTCCACGCCCTGCGCCGCGAACCAGAGCTGCCAGCCCTTGCGGCCTTCGTCGTGCACGCGCGGCCAGCGCAACAGGTCCTGCGCGCCGCCGGGCATGCCCAGCGTAGCAACCAGGCCGGCCGACGCGACCGGCACGACTTCCACCGTCAACAAGTGTTCGCTCTGCAAGCCCGGGTAGCGGCCCAGTCCGTGCCGGATGGCGATGTCCACGCCATCGCGAGTGAAATCCGTCAGCGCATTGCTGGTGACGATCTGCAGGTCGATGTCGGGGTGGCGCGCGTGAAAGTCGTTCAGGCGAGGAATCAGCCAGGCCGACGCGAAGAAGGCGGTCGTGCCCACGGTGAGCACGCGGCTTGCCGGCGGCGCCGCGACGCGGGCCGAGGCGTCCAGTATCTGGCGAAACGCATTGCGGATGGGCGGCAGGTAGTGCTTGCCGGCATCGGTCAGCAGGATGCCCCGGTTCACGCGCACGAAGAGCGGCACGCCCAGGTGCTGCTCCAGCGTCTTGATCAACTGGCTGACCGCGCCCGGCGTCACGCACAGTTCTTCCGCCGCGGCCTTCATGGACTGGTGGCGGGCGGCTGCGTCGAACGCGCGCAGCGCATTGAGCGGCGGTAGTCTTGGCGCTGACATAAGGCTGGGTTTCCGCAGGACTTCAATATAGTTTTACTAATCTGAACAAGATAGAAAACCGGGTTTGTTGAATCCGACCTATCCCATTAACTTTGGAGCCATCTCTGGGAATCCACTTTCAATCAGAATAGTTCAACTATATGAATGACATCAAGCTCGATACTCTCGCCGCAGACGCCTTCCTGGACCGTGACCTGACCGAGATCGCCGCGCTGATCAAGTCGGGCGATATTTCACCCGTGGAGATCACGCGCGCCCAGCTGCGGCGCATCGAGGTCCGGGACGGCGCCCTGCGCAGCTACGCCTGCGTGACGGCGGCCCTGGCGCTGCAAGCGGCGCAGGCCGCCGAAACGGAGATACGCGGCGGACACTACCGCGGCCCGCTGCACGGCATTCCGATAGCGCTGAAGGACCTGTGCCGGCGGGAAGGCGTGCCAGCGGCGGCCGGCACGACCATCCTGCGCGGCGCGCCCGCGGATCATGACGCCACCGTCGTCCGGCGCTTGCGCGACGCAGGCGCGGTGCTGCTGGGGCAGCTGCAGATGACGGAAGGGGCGTACTCCGACCACCATCCGGCCGTCCAGCCCCCGTGCAATCCGTGGAACGCCGGCTACTGGACCGGCATCTCGTCCAGCGGATCCGCCGTGGCGACGGCGGCTGGCCTGTGCTTTGCGGCGACGGCGTCCGATACGGGCGGATCTGTCCGCTGGCCTTGCGCCGCCACCGGACTGACCGGCATCAAGCCGACCTGGGGCCGCGTCAGCCGGCATGGCACGGTGGAACTGGCGGCCTCGCTGGATCACATCGGCGTCATCGCGCGCAGCGTGCGCGACGCGGCCGTCATGCTGGAAGCCATGGCGGGCGCCGACCCGCTGGACCCGACCGCATTGCAGGCGCCGGTGCCGCGCTACGCCGAGCTGGCCGCCGGCTCCCTCCACGGCCTGCGGATCGGCGTCGATCCGGACTGGAACCGTACCGACGTAGACGCACAGACCCAACGCATGCTGGCGGCCGCCGCGCAGACATTCCAGGAGCTGGGCGCGACGCTGGTCCCGGCGCGCTTTCCCATTGCCGAGGGTGAACAGGCGGTTCGCGACTGGGCGCCGAACTGCGCCGTGGAGGCCGCGGTGGCGCATGCGGACACCTACCCTGCCCGCCACGCGGAGTATGGCCCGGTGCTGGCGGCGGTGCTCGATGCGGGCCACGCCTTGTCCGGCATGGACTATCAGCGCCTCCTGCTGCGCCGCATGGCCCTGCGCGGAAAGGTCGATGCCCTGTTCACCGGCATCGACGCCCTGCTGACGCCGGTGCAGCCGATGCCGCCGCTGACCTTGCGCGCCATCAGCACGCTGGGCGATCAGCCCGGACTGATCGCGGCGCTGCAACGCTACACCTGCGTGTTCGACATGACGGGGCATCCCTGCCTGACGCTGCCGGCGGGCCAGTGCGACGCCGGCATGCCGATGGGCCTGCAGCTGGTGGCGGGCCATCTGGGCGAGACCACGCTGTTGCACCTGGGCGCCGCGTTCCAGGCCGCCACGCGCTGGCATCTGCGCAGGCCCGCGCCAGGCAAAGGGGAATGAGGATGCGCACGCAACAGGCCGCCGCGCAGCCCCGGTTCGCCAGGATCTTTCATGGATGGTTCGTGGTGGCCGCCGCCTTCGTCATCACCTTGCTGGGGTTCGGCAGCGCGTATTCCTTCAGCGCCTTCGTCGAAGCCCTGCAGCGCGATTTCGGCGCCTCGCGCGGCGCCGTGTCGCTGGTGTTTTCGCTGGCGGGGTTCCTTTACTTCGGATTTGGCGTGATCAGCGGGCCTTTGGCGGACCGTTACGGATCGCGCCGCCTGGCGCTGGCCGGGATGCTGCTGCTGGCGCTGGGCCTGCTGCTGGCCGGCGCGGCGCAGAGCATGACGCAGATATACCTGGCCTATGGCCTGGGGGTGGGATTGGGCGTGGGGTGTTCCTATGTGCCGGTGGTGGGCGCGGTGCAGCGCTGGTTCCAGCGGCGGC contains the following coding sequences:
- a CDS encoding amidase — translated: MNDIKLDTLAADAFLDRDLTEIAALIKSGDISPVEITRAQLRRIEVRDGALRSYACVTAALALQAAQAAETEIRGGHYRGPLHGIPIALKDLCRREGVPAAAGTTILRGAPADHDATVVRRLRDAGAVLLGQLQMTEGAYSDHHPAVQPPCNPWNAGYWTGISSSGSAVATAAGLCFAATASDTGGSVRWPCAATGLTGIKPTWGRVSRHGTVELAASLDHIGVIARSVRDAAVMLEAMAGADPLDPTALQAPVPRYAELAAGSLHGLRIGVDPDWNRTDVDAQTQRMLAAAAQTFQELGATLVPARFPIAEGEQAVRDWAPNCAVEAAVAHADTYPARHAEYGPVLAAVLDAGHALSGMDYQRLLLRRMALRGKVDALFTGIDALLTPVQPMPPLTLRAISTLGDQPGLIAALQRYTCVFDMTGHPCLTLPAGQCDAGMPMGLQLVAGHLGETTLLHLGAAFQAATRWHLRRPAPGKGE